A window of Hirundo rustica isolate bHirRus1 chromosome 27, bHirRus1.pri.v3, whole genome shotgun sequence contains these coding sequences:
- the CDK5RAP3 gene encoding CDK5 regulatory subunit-associated protein 3, translated as MQVAPQDYQHVPIDIQTSKLLDWLQDRRHCGRRWQAQVQRVRERIQAALGDMPEHPEITELLRGSYLHYFHCLRIVEILRGTEANTKNLFGRYSSQRMKDWQEIVSLYEKENAYLAELSSLLWRGVSYEVPALRRQLCRCQQAQQELERRQDECQLGAAELRERFLGSCRQYGIAGEDVRRELLAQVQALPSLLSRVGDGASALGDAIELYQACVAFVCDSPGAEVLPLLRFVATHGNCSVFRWRTGQEPLRLERPELQEAPEPLQQDMIDWGDFPTEPSQGGDIDWGITVEPSPQGDDGIDWGDGEKGQEGTITVEPSAQGDGGIDWGDGGGQEGTVTVLEAGTEAPKGIARGSDALTLLENAETRNQFIDELMELELFLAQRLLELEDEADVVAMSQLQLAPPVLQGQSSHRVRAQLATTRELLGQLCSRSVQHLCMILASPRYVERVTALLRQKLLQAELLLAKKDALAQKRHQALAEQVALEPKLQQLQEKIKELQKLIEADISKRYGGRPVNLMGINV; from the exons ATGCAG GTCGCTCCCCAGGACTACCAGCATGTGCCCATCGACATCCAGACCAGCAAACTCCTGG ACTGGCTGCAGGACCGGCGGCACTGCGGGCGGCGCTGGCAGGCGCAGGTGCAGCGGGTGCGGGAGCGGATCCAGGCGGCGCTGGGGGACATGCCCGAGCACCCCGAGATCACCGAGCTGCTCCGGGGATCCT ACCTGCACTACTTCCACTGCCTGCGCATTGTGGAGATTCTCCGGGGCACCGAGGCTAACACCAAGAATCTCTTTGGGCGCTACTCATCCCAGAGGATGAAG GACTGGCAGGAGATTGTGTCCCTGTATGAGAAGGAGAACGCCTACCTGG CCGAGCTCTCCAGCCTGCTGTGGCGCGGGGTCAGCTATGAGGTGCCGGCGCTGCGGCGGCAGCTGTGCCGGTGCCAGCAGgcgcagcaggagctggagcggCGCCAGGATGAGTGCCAGCTTGGGGCTGCCGAGCTCCGCGAGCGCTTCCTGGGATCCTGCCGCCAGTACGGGATCGCC GGTGAGGACGTGCGCCGGGAGCTGCTGGCGCAAGTGCAGGCGCTGCCGTCGCTGCTGTCCCGTGTTGGGGACGGCGCCAGTGCCCTCGGGGATGCCATTGAGCTGTACCAGGCCTGCGTGGCCTTTGTGTgtgacag ccccggggctgaGGTGCTGCCGCTGCTGCGGTTCGTGGCGACGCACGGGAACTGCTCGGTGTTCCGGTGGCGCACGGGGCAGGAGCCGCTGCGCCTGGAGCGCCCGGAGCTGCAGGAGGCACCGGAGCCACTCCAGCAGGACATG ATCGACTGGGGGGATTTCCCCACAGAGCCGTCCCAGGGTGGGGACATCGACTGGGGGATCACGGTGGAGCCCAGTCCCCAG GGGGACGATGGCATCGATTGGGGCGATGGAgagaagggacaggagggaacAATCACTGTAGAGCCCAGTGCCCAG GGGGATGGTGGCATCGATTGGGGCGATggagggggacaggaggggacagtcACGGTGCTGGAGGCTGGAACTGAGG CCCCCAAAGGCATTGCGCGCGGCTCGGACGCGCTGACCCTGCTGGAGAACGCTGAGACACGGAACCAGTTCATCGACGAGCTGATGGAG ctggagctgttcctggcACAGcgcctgctggagctggaggacgAAGCCGACGTGGTGGCCATGAGCCAGCTGCAGCTGGCCCCGCCCGTGCTGCAGGGCCAGAGCAGCCACCGAGTGCGGGCACAGCTGGCCACCACGCGGGAGCTgctgggccagctctgctcccgCAGCGTGCAGCACCTCTGCATGATCCTGGCCTCACCCAG GTACGTGGAGCGGGTGACGGCGCTGCTGCGGCAGAAGCTGCTCCAGGCCGAGCTGCTGTTGGCTAAAAAGGACGCGCTGGCCCAGAAACGCCACCAGGCGCTGGCCGAGCAGGTGGCCCTGGAGCCCaaactccagcagctgcaggagaaaatcaaggagctgcagaagctg ATTGAGGCCGACATCTCCAAGCGCTATGGGGGGCGCCCGGTGAACCTGATGGGGATCAACGTGTGA